Below is a window of Nocardia asteroides DNA.
CTTGAGCGGTTCGTCGAGCAGTGGGTTCTCGGTCATGGTGGTGCCGTTGACGGCGTTGTAGGCGTCCATGATCATCCACGCGCCCGCCTCGACGGTGCGTTCGAACGGGTAGAGGTAGAGCTCACGCAGCGCACGGTCGTCGACGTGGACGTCGACGGTGAAGCGATCGGTCTCGGAATCGTTGGCCACGTAGTGCTTCGGGCACGCGCTGACCCCGTGCGCCTGCACCGCCCGCACGTAGGCCTCGGCCATCTCGGCGGTGAGCAGCGGGTCCTCGGAGAAGCATTCGAAATGCCTGCCGCCCAGTGGGGAGCGGTGCAGGTTCATCGTCGGGCCGAGCACCGCGTAGACGTCTTTGCGGCGGGCTTCGGCGGCGATGAGGGCGCCGATCTCGGTGAGCAGGGCGGGGTCCCAGGTCGCGGCGATCGCGGTGCCCGAGGGCAGGCTCACCGACGGGTCGCGTTCGTCCCAGTTCTCGCCGCGAACACCGGAGGGTCCGTCGGAGACCGGCATCTCGGCGAGTCCGAGCGCGGGGTCACCGGCCATCCGGAACAGGCTCGCGCCGGAGATCAGCCGGAGCTTGCCGTCCAGATCCAGCTTGGCGAGTAGTTCCTCGATGTGGTCTTCCATGAAGGAGGCAGCCTTTCCTAGGTCAGCGGGTGATGGTGCTGGCTTGATCGGACCAGTGGGGGTTGTGCAGGATTTCGCCGGTGTCGGCGAGGAACACGGCGCGGGCATCGGGATCGCCGCGCAGCCGGTCCATGAACCAGGCGGTGACGTAGCCGAGGTAGCGGTGGACGCCCTCGGTGCAGCTGTAGTTGGTGCAGGTCGGCTGGCCTTGGACGTCATTGTGCTGGGCACCCACCACCGCGGCGCGAGCCTTGGGCAGCTCCGCGGGTAGCGCGTCGTAGTACGCCTGCATCGACTGCATGCCGATCAGCTGCGGCGGGAGTTGCTGTGTCGAGGGCGAGGCACCGTCTGCCGAACCGTTGACCAGCAGCACCGAGCCCGAGGTGACCGCGGTGGGATCGATGCAGGCGCTCTGGCTGTCGACGGTCGGCAGCGACGCGCAGGCCGCCGACCACGGCATCTCGAGGGTCACCGCGGTGTCGACAGCAGTGCCGCCGCGCGCGAGCGCGTTGATCGCGCCGAGGCCGCCCTGTGAATGCCCCGCGGCCCCCGCGGTGGTGGTGTCGATCTTGCCGTGGAAGACGCTGCCCGGGTCGCTGTTCTGCTGAGCCAGGTACCGCACCGCGTCGAGGATCTGCACGCCGGTGCCGGTGTCGGTGCGGTCGGCGGCGATCACCACGAATCCCCACGACGCGAGATGCGCGAGCAGATACGCGTATTCGCGCGGGTGGGCCAGGGTGCCGTTGCCCCAGGTGATCACCGGATGCACGACACCGCCTGCGCCCAGATCGGCCGGGTGCCAGATCTCGTAGCTGTCGCCGGTCGACGTGCAGCAGTCGATGCCGGTTCGCTCGGCCACTGCCCAAGGGCCGGGCGCGTAATAGGTGGCTTCCAGCGGGGCGGCGGGCTGATAGGACGGCGCCGCCGCTGCCGGTGTCACCCCGGTCGCCGCGGCGACGAGCAGTGCGAGAGAGATCAGCGCGGCCCGCGCGCCGGTGCGCGGGCGCCGACCGGACAAGACAGTTTTGTTGCTCACGATGTCGGACGATAGGGAGATCAACGGCTGGACAAGGCGGGCCGCGCCGTCTTGCAGACTATTTGCAGACACCCCGCGCGGGGGGAAATCGGCGACGTAAGCTCGAAATGATGAACGAGTCGGCCCGCATTGTCGCGGACCTCGCATGAGCGAGGTCGGCTCGGCGCTGCGTGTCGCGCGAACAGCCGCGGGAATCAGCCTTCAGGGCATGGCCGCGCGCACGAACTATTCCAAGCCGTATCTCGGTCAGCTCGAGACCGGGGCCCGGGCGGTGCGTGCCGAGCACGTGGCCGCCTACGAGTCGGCGCTGGACACGTCGCTGGATCATCTGCACGACCAGCTCGCCGTCGAATCGGTCGACGAACTCGACGATCTGCCCACCCAGCTGTCGTCGCTGCTGTTGCCGCACCGCACGCACGCGCGTGGCGATCACCCCACCTTCGCCACGACCGAACTGGCGGCCGCCGAGCAGCTCGTGACCTGGGCGCGGGGCCGACAGTGGGGCGACGGGCAGGCGCCGCGCCACGCGGTCACAGCGTGGCTGACCGCGAATCTGCCCCGATTGCAGCAGCTCTCGGATGCCACCCGGCACGGTCGTGCCCTGCGGGTCGGTGCGGAACTGGCCGACATCGCCGCCGCCATGAGCTGGGACGTGGAGGACATCGCCGCGGCTCGCCGGTATTCGGTCGCCGCCGCGCGGCTGGCCCACGCCGCGGGTGACACGGTGCTGACGGCCGCGATCCTCACCGAGTCGACGTGGCAGCTCCTCGACAGTGGCAGCCCGGCGGAGGCGCTGGAGGTCGCCCAGCTCGCCCAGTATCTGGCGCGCCGCACGGCGACGCCGCCGCTGCGGCTGGCGCTGGCCGAACTGGAGGCGTACGCGCACGGCATTCTCGGTGAACAGGCCGCGTTCCAGCGCGCGATCGTCGTCGCCGCGGAGTGCCGTGGCGAAGCCGCGGAGACCGCGGCCGCTGATCGCCCCGCCGACCGCAGCCTCACCGCGGCCACCATTGGCATGCTCCTCGGCCCGCGCCGGGACTGGCCGGGGCCGGGCCGGCAGTCGCGGCTACTCGGGCACAGCTACCGGCAGCTCATCGCCACCCGGCCCGAGCTGGCCCGGATCGCCTTCGGCGAGGTCCATCCACCGTTGCCGCGGGAACTCCTGACACCGGCGATGGCGGCGATCTCCTCGGCTCGCCTGCAGTTGATGCTCGGCGAGCCCGAACACGCGGCCGAGCAGGTCGGGCTGGCGTTGTCGCTCGATGGCAACCCGACCGGCCGCACCGCCGCCCGGCTGTCCGACGTCTGGCATGAGTCGGTCGAGTTCGCTGCGGTCCCGGCGGTGGGCGAAGTCCGCGGCGCGATCCGCGACATGGTCAGGCATCCGTGAGCGCGGGTGCTCGGCCGCGGCCGGACCGGCGCTGCGCGCCACCGTCCCCGCGCATCCCCGAGCTCGGCCGACTCAGCCGGTGGCTGCCGCGCCGCGCCGGCTGAGCAGCAGACCGATCAGCCCGGACTCCTGACTCTGTGTGCTGATCATGTCGCGGGCCGCCTGTTCGACGGGGCCGCCGGTGGACAGCTCGTCGAATGTCTGGGCCATGGCGACGCCGCCTTGGTGGTGGCGATACATCAGGCGCAGGAACATCGTTTCCGCTTCGGCGCCGCGGGCCTGGGCGAGGGCGTCGAGATCGGCCCGGGTGGCCATGCCGGGCATTGTCGCCGACGCGGCGTGGTGGTGACCGGTAGGCATCCATGACATCGGGTGCGGGTTGGTCGGGGTCGTCCCGGCCAACCGGAGCCAGCCGAGCATCATGCCGATCTCCAGGCGCTGGGCGTCGGCGATCTGGTCGGCCAGTTGCCGCACGGTGGGATCGACGTCGGCGGCGAGCCGATCGACCATCATCAGCGCCTGCTGATGATGGCCGGTCATGTCCTGCACGAAGCCGATCTCGGTGGGCGTCAATGCCGCTGCGGTCGAAGCGGTCTCGGGCACCACGGCCGGTCGCAGGGCCGCGCCGAGCACCAGCAGGAGCAGGATCGACGCGGCGGCCGCGGCGCCCAGCAGCACCCGCCGACTCATGAGCCGACCGTCGAGTGCTGGTCGGCGGGCGGGGTGTACACCTCGGGCGACAACTCCAGGGTGAGCAGGCCGTTGTCGGCGCAGGTGGCCCACAGCTGATTGCCACGCCATTCGGGAGCGGAGAAGCACCAGTCGGTGGAGAGGTCGCCGAAGGCCACGTCGCCGGTGCGCGAGCTGGTCGCCTGCTCGGGATCGAAGGCGCCCGACTCGACGGCCTGCATGACCGAGGGCGCGCTGAGCAGCGGGATACCGATGATCGAGGCGAGGGCGTGCGGGGAGTTCCACAGCTCGCTGTTCTGGCCGGTGCGCGCGGGCGGGTTGTAGTAGGCGATCTCGCGCGCCTGGAACGGATCGCGCACATCGAACACCCGGATACCGGAGGAGATCCAGCCACACGCGAGCGCGGTGGGATTCACCGGACGGTCGGCGGAGCAGTAGTGGGCGTCGTAGGCGAACAGTGAGCCGCCCATGCTGGAGGCCATCGCGCTGTCGCGGTGCTGCGCCAGATTGATCTCCAGCTTGATCGTGTTCACCACGCGCGGGTGGGTGTCGTCGGAGATGTCGATGAGTTTGACCCCGCCCGAGCCCGCCTCGTCGGCGCTGAACAGGTACGGCACGCCGTTGTAGGTGACGGGGACGTTCTGCTGGGTCGCCCAGCCGTCGGTCCAGGTGAGCTGGGCGATGATCGGCACCTGCGGGTCGGGATCACGTCGCTGCACCGCGGAGGTGTCCAGGATGGTCAGCCCGCCCATGTTGTTCGCCAGATACAGACGGTTGCCGTCGGCGCGCAGGCCCATGCCGTGCATGGACTGGCCCGGCATGCCCTGCCAGATCACGCGGGGGTCGGCCGGATCGGTCAGGTCGACGGCGCTGACGATGCCGGGGATGACGCCCGATGCCCAATAGGTGCGGCCGTCGGGGGAGAAGCCGCCTTCGTGCGCCGTGATCTGCACCGGCAGGCTCAGGTCGGTGCCGGGGCCCGGGTTGAGCAGGCGCGGGTGCGCGCAGTCGGAGATGTCGTAGACCGAGATCAGCCCGGCGCCGGTGAACGCGGGAACGCCGGTGCCGACCAGTAGCTTTCGCGCGGCGTTGACCTTGAGGCTCTCCCAGGTGCCGGCCAGCATGGCCGGCTCGGTGAGCGTGGCGGTGAGCACCGGGTTCGCCGGATCGGCGACGTCGATCACCTGCACGCCCTGCGCGGGACCGAGCAGGTTGCCGGGGAAGAAGCTGCCCAGGTAGACGCAGTGGTCGAACTGGGTCGAGGTGATTCCGGCGCCGCGCCCGGCGTACCCGCCGATGCGGCTGATATTGCACCGGTAGCCCTGGGTGCTGCGGCCACTGTCGCGGTCGGCGGCGGATACGTCGCCCTGTAGGCCGGGTTCCGGGAGTGCGTCGCCCGCGCAACTCGCTCGGGCGACGGAGGTGTCGGCGATCGTCCGGTTCTCCAGGACGACCCCGGTGGAGTCGGGCTGTGCCAGGCCGGTGGTAGTGGGAATCAGCAGCACGGCCGCCGCGGCGACGAGCAGGCGGCGATGGGGAGTTCTCATGTCGTACTTTCGTGGTGGATGGCCAGAGTGACCAGGGCGTCGGCCGTCTGGCGGCAGAAGCGCTCGCCGTCCTCGTCGCCGCGGGTGAGGGCGCGCAGCAGCGTGGCGCCGCGCAGGAATTCGAAGAGCAGATCGGGATCACAGGTAGGGGAGACCTGGCCGGACTCGATCGCCGCGTCGATGGTGGCGCGCAGCGCGACCCGCGCCAGGCCCTCGCCGCGCTCACGGAGCCGCTGGTAGCTCTGCTCGTCGTCGTGATAGGCCGAGAGCAGGCCGGGGATGCCGGAGCGCGCCGCGGGGTGGGTGGCGGCGGCGAAGAACAACCTGGTCCACGCGAGCAGATCCGCGCCGATGTCACCGGTGGGCTGGGGGACCACGCCGGTGTCGAGCGCGAAGATCGCGTCCTCGACGAGGTGGATCTTGTTGGGCCACCGCCGGTAGATCGAGGTGGCGACGACCCCGGCTCGGCGCGCGACGCCCTGGATCGTCGTGGCCTGAAAACCCTGTTCCACCAGCAGTTCCTGGGTGGCGCGCAGCACCTGTTCGTCCAGCTGTGGGTCACGTGGACGGCCGGGACCCTGCCGGACCTCGCTCTGTTCGGTCACCGATCACTCCTCCTTCGATGTCGGCAGAGCGTAGCCGAGATCGGATCTTTTTAAAAACGCGTCATGGTGTATTCAAATTGGGCTAACTTGAAACCTGTTCCTCCCTTACTCGCGAAGGAAACGCCATGCTGACTCCTCAGGACGAACTGCTCTGCCACCAACTGCCGACCACGTTCGACCACGTCGTCCAGAGCGATCTGCGCTGGACCGAGCGCATCGTGCTCTACGGCTTCGACACCACCGGCCGGGTCAGCGTCATGACCGGCATGGCGCGCTACCCCAACCGCAATGTCATAGACGCCTACGCGATGGTCACTATCGACGGCAAGGCGCACGTGACGCGCCTGTCGCGGGAGATCAGCGGCAAGTACGACGACCTGGGTGCCTGGCAGGTCGGCCCCTACCGCTACGAGATCACCGAGCCGCTGCGCGGCGTGCGCGCGAGCCTCGGCGACAACGATCACGGGCTGCGCCTCGAACTGAACTTCGCCGGCCAGTTCCCCGCCTACGAGCAGGAACCCGCCTTCTTCCGCACCCGCGGCCGGGTCCGCGAGGACGCGCGACGCTACTACCAGAACGGTGAGATCTCCGGCTGGCTCGAGGTCGACGGCGAACGCATCGAGATCGATCCGAGCACCTGGTGGTTCGGTCGCGACCACTCGTGGGGCACCAGGCACGGCGGTGGTGGCGGCAGCCTCGGTGAGGGTGCCGGCCTGCAGCCCTCGGAGATCCCGGACGGCGTCCTGTACTTCATGGGCATCTTCCAGTTCGACGACGAGTTGGTGCATTTCGCCCAGCGCGAGACCGCGGATGGGCAGCGCTGGCACTTCGAAGGCTCCATCCAGCAGCCCATCGAGGCGCAGGTGCCGACCGTGCCGATCGTCAGCGTGACCCACGACCTGAAGTTCCGTGACGACTTCCGGATCGTCACCGAGGGCGCGTTCACCACGACCGCCGCCGATGGCACCGTCCGCACCTTCACCGTGACCGCGCTGCACGACTTCTGGCCGGGCTTGGCCGGCTACGACATGTACCGCGGCTACGCCTCCGGCATCTGGAAGGGCGAGTCCTACAGCGACGGCTTCACCGTCGATCTCGACAACACCGACGAACTGCGGCAGGTCAGCATGCTCACCGAGACGTTCTGCAAAGTCGAGAGCAGCGCGGGCGAAGTCGGCTACGGCTTGGTGGAGATGGTGTTCATGGGGCGCAACGCCCGTTACGGATACGAGGGCTACTGATGACCGCTCGACCCACGGCAGAAGATCTGCCCGCGGCCGTCGTCCCCGTGCTGCGCGAAGTATTCTCCGGCGCCCGGGTGTCGAACTGGTCGGCCAGCCCGCGCGGGCTGGCGACCGAGACCTTCCTGTTCGACGTGGAGCGCGATGACGCCGAGCCGGTGTCGCTGGTGCTGCGCCGCCCGCCCGAGGTCGCGCTGTTTCCCGACTACGACCTGCTGCGGCAGGTGCTCGTCATGCGTCGGCTCGCCGACACCGCGATCCCGGTTCCCGCCGTCCGCTGGCTGGATCGTGGCGCCGACGCTCTCGGCAGTCAGTACTTCGTGATGGACCGGATCGAGGGCAGCGCGCCCGGTGACCTGCCGTCCTATCATTCGGCCGGGCTGTACTTCGATGCCGAGCCCGCCGATCGGGCCAAGATGTGGTGGGGCTGCGTCGACACCATCGCCGAGATCCACCAGCTCGACTGGCGCGCCCTGAATCTGGACTTCCTGTCGTTTCCGCAATACGGGACCGCGCCGCTCGAGCAGATGATCGGCTATGTCGACACCGCGCTGGACTGGGCGTCGGCCACCCAGCCGCCCGCACTGCGCCGGGCTGTGGACTGGCTGCGCGCCAATCTGTACGAACCCGAGCACGTGACGCTGTGCTGGGGCGACGCCCGCATGTCGAACATCCTCTACGACACCGAATTCCGGGTCACCGGCGTGCTCGATTGGGAGATCGCCTACATCGGCGACCACGAGGCCGACCTCGCCTGGATGCTGTTCCTGGACTGGGCGTGTTCGGAATTCCAGGACACCGAACGACTTCCGGGCACGCCGACCCGGGAGGAGACCATCGCGCGCTACGAGGTGCGCAGTGGGATGACGGTGCGCAACCTGCGCTACAACGAGATTCTGGCGGCCGTCCTGCTCAGCATCCCGCTGCTGCGGATGGCGCACCGGCTACAGCTGCCGCCGGAGATCGACGTGACCGCGTTCTGCGCTCAGCGGATCGAGCAGTTGCTGGCCGAGGATTAGGTGTGGTCACGGGTCGCGGCGGCTCGGAATGACGTTACGCCGCGCCCCGGTCGGCCGCGGGACGACGGCCGGATCGTGGCAGGCGGATAGCTCCGAAGTCGGTTGTTCCTGAATTCCGGTCTGGTGCCGGGCCCGGTTGCCCATGCTTTGGGTTTCCTAGGGGGAGGCGCAAGGCAACCGCGTGACTTGCACATTTCCGTTTCGTTGGCGATTCGGAAGCAAAGCACGGATAAGGAAACCTTCTGACCTGGGGAACGGTGTCGCAGGTTTGTGCCCTCGGCAGGACACGCAAAACATGGGCAACTGGAAAACGCCTGGTCATCGCGGGTTCCTATCCGATCTGACGATCACGGTCTGCCGGTACGGATAGGTCTCTGGTCCCATGTTCGATGTGCCCACGGCGGGGCACATCGAACATGGGAACGCGATTGACCTGATGTCTCTCGCTGGGCAGCTGGTGGTGGAAGCTGATTTCTCGCTGGCGGAGGTCTACAGCCTTTCGAGCTTGATTGCCAGGTTGGGCCTTGGAACCGGGCGGGGGAGCGGAGCGCGGCAGGACGGGCGGGTTCGCTCAGGTAGTGATTCGGCCGATCCCGGGGGCAAAGCGGCCGGTGGTGGCCAGATAGTTGCGGTAGTCTGCGCCGTGGACGCGGGTCAGGTAGGGCTCCTCGACGATCCGGACCTGCAGTTCGATCATGGCCACGAGCAGGACGAATCCGACGATAGCCATGAGGTTTGGAATGATCAGGGTGATCCCGGCGGCGAAGACGAGCATGGCGGTGAAGATCGGGTTGCGCACCAGCCCGAACACTCCGGTGTGCACGAGGGTGGTTGTTTCGGTGTCGTCGACGCCGATGCGCCAGGAATCGCCCATTTGGTCTTGCGCATAGAGCGTCGCGGCGATCCCGGCGACCGCCAGCGCGACGCCGAGCGCCTGAACCGGTGTGGCGGTCAGGGCCGCTATGGGTGCGAGTAGCCCGGTCAGCTGCAGTAGCGCCGCGGCCACGCCGACGGCGATGGCAGCGATGAAGCCGACTCCGGCGAACCACTCCAGCGAGCCGGGGCGGCCGCTGACTCCACGGAATCCGGTCGATCCGGTGTGTCGGTGCTGGCGCCAGCTGCGCCACCCGAAACCCAGTACTCCGAAGATCAGATACAGGGCCAGCGCCCACCAAACCGTCATGGTGTTTCTCCTCGTTTCAAGCAGAGGTCGTAGCAGTAGTCGTGGGGTCGGTGCCGGATGGCCTGTTGTGTAGCGCCTACCAGGTTGTTTTCCGGCACTGCTCGCTGCCGTGCCCAGGTTCGATCTGCACCGTGGCGTGGCCGAGGTGATAGGACTCGGCTAGTAGCTGTTGGGCCGCGCGCAACACGGTGTCGGCGTCGGCGTCGGGGTTGGTCACCAGGTGCGTGGAGGCGACTTCCATGCCAGGGGTCAGGGTCCACACGTGCAGGTCGTGTACCTCCTCGACGCCGTCGAGGCCCTGCAAGGAGTGTTCGATCTGGGCGAGGTCAAGCTCGGCGGGCGCGTGCTGGAACAGGATCCGCAGAGCTTGGCGGCCCAGGTGGAACGCGCGTGGCAGGACGAACAGTCCGATGGCGACGCCGATCGCGGGGTCGGCGTAGCGCCAGCCGAAGATGATGGTGATCAGGCCACTGGCCAGCACGCCGAGTGAGCCGAGCATGTCGGCCATGACTTCCAGGTACGCACCGCGCACGTTGAGGCTGTCCTTGGCGCCTTCGCGCAAGATCAGCATGCTGATCACGTTCATCAGCAGGCCGACTACCGCGACGACCGCCACGGGCAGGCCGGGTACCTCCGGCGGATCCGACAGGCGCCCGACGGCTTCGTAGAGAACCCAACCGGCAACGCCGAACAGCAGGATCGCGTTGAACAGTGCGGCAAAGACCTCGGCGCGATACATCCCGAACGAGCGTGCACCGCCGATAGTGGCGTGGCGGGCGATCAAGATCGCCACCAGCGCCATCGTCACCCCGAACACATCGGTGAACACGTGCGCTGAATCCGACAACAGTGCCAGCGACGAGGTCGAGAGCCCGACCACGACCTGCGCGACGAAGGTGACCAGGCCCAGACCGATCACGATCGCGAGGCGGATGGTGTAGCGACTCGACGCGCTGCCCTGATCCGGATTGCTCGATCCGTGACTGTGCCCGTGTCCCGCGCCCATCGGACGACCTCCCTCGTTGCTGTGGTGAACTCCCCGTCCAGGCACTCATGCCTGACTCGTAAATAATAACATGCGCATGTGCGCATGTGTATCTCTATTTGGCCGACCCGTGGATGACCCACCGCTGTTTGCTCGCTGTACCGCCATAAACGTTGCCGATCAACGAGGCATCATCCGGCCACTGCCGAAGCTGCGGATGGCCTGGATCATCGAGTGCTCCGCGAGAAACGCACAGAATCAACCGGCTGCGTTCGGTGAGGGGCGATGACAGTGGTGCAGCGTGTCCACGCCTGCACGACCTGCTCGGTGGGATGACCGATGGTGGCAGGCTCGATCGGTGGGCCGCTGTCGAGCAGCCCGTGACGGTGGCAGTACTCGTCGTTGAAGATGGTGTCGAAGTAGCGGTGGGGACCATCGGGGAAGACGGCCGCGATTCGGGTATCAGCTGAGTGATTCCCTGCTGCCCAACCCGCGACGAGCGCGACGGCGCCTACGCTCCAGCCTCCGGTGGCGTGGTGGGTGCCGGCCAGTGCGCGTGCGGCCCAGACAGCTTCGGCCGGTGCGACCCAGTGCACTTCGTCGAACGCGGCGTAGTCGACGTTGCAGGGGTAGATACTCGAGCCCAGCCCGCGCATCAAGCGGGTCCCCGCAGGTTGCCCGAATATTGTCGAGGCGATGGTGTCGACCCCGATCAAGCGCATGTGTGGATGGAATCGGCGCAGCACTCGCGCGATCCCCGCGGAGTGTCCGCCGGTGCCGACCGAGCACACCAGCACGTCGACGCGACCCAGCTGGGCGACCAATTCCAACGCCAAGGAGTCATAAGCATCGACGTTGTCGGGATTGTTGTACTGGTTCGGGCACCAGGCCGTGGAGTCGGCGTCGAGGAGTTCGGCGACCCGGTCGCATCGCGCAAGTTGCCATCCGCCGCTGGCGTGTGGCTCGGTGACGAGTTCGATCCGGGTGCCGTACGCGGCGAGCATGCTGCGCATCAGCGGCTCCATGCCTGGATCGGTGACGAGGGTGACCGGGTGTCCGAAGAATGTGCCTGCCAGCGCCAATCCCAATCCGAGGGTTCCGCTGGTGGATTCGATTATCCGTGCGCCTGGCAGCAATTCGCCGCGGGAGCGGGCGCGCTCGACCATGTGCAGGCCGGGCCGATCTTTCATGCCACCTGGGTTGGCCCCTTCGAGTTTCGCCCAGAACCCGCGCCCGCGCGGGGCCAGCGGTGGACCGATCCACAAGACCGGGGTGTTTCCGACCAGCGCGTCCGGCCGGAGGCAGCGTGCGGCCGTGGTGAGCAGGTTGGCGGGGGTGATTCGCAGTTCGTCGAGCAAAGCGTCGTCCATGAAGGTTTCCGTTCTGTTCGCCAAGAGCGTGTGACCGGCAGCGACCACTGGCCGACAGCAACTGATGCGTCGGCCTGGTGCTTGCCTGTCAGCAACGGCGGATACAGATTCGGATCAGACGTTCGGGGCCGCTTTGGACACGAACTGTGCTCGACCGCGGCGGACCGCGTAGCTGCGGCGTAGGCCACGGGTCGGTCCCGAAAAGTGGGTCAACCTGGTCGAGCATTCCGGGGCCGGTCTCGTCGGTGCGGGTCAGTACAGCGTCCGCCCGGACCCCGTTGTAGGAGCAATGGGTCGAGCCGCCGTCGAGATCGGTGTGCCTGCAGGCGGATTCGGTGATCGCATCCGATTCGGATGGGTCGACAACGAGGTGGCGATGACCGGTGGCGACAATGTCGCGAGATTCGAGTAGCCGACAATCAGCGATACCCGATGCCAGGACGACGCCAACAAGAATGAGCACAACGGCGCACCACATACCCGGAACGCGCACCCTGTTCCTCACGGCAGCCGATCGTACGCCGACGTGATCTTGAAAGCGGCAGACACATCGTCGCGGCGGCATGCCGCAATCAGTGGAGTGCGCCGCCACAACGATCGGGTCGTCTTCGCTGCCTCGCCAGACGCCGGGACCGGGCTCGCAAACCGGTGAGGCTGCGAGCCCGGTCGATTCGGGCACCTGATCAGATGCGCACGGCTTCTGGTATCAGTTCGTCGTGGTGTTCGGTGACTGTGTCTGTCCCGACGTGCCACACGGTGGCAGTGGCGATGTCGAAGAACAACCCCGCGATATGCACCGCGCCGGTGGCCGCTGCGGCCGCCACGACAGGGTGTTGGCGGGCGGTCGCGACCTGGACCGCGACGTTGACCATGCTCAACTGGTCGCGCGTATCGAATCCTGCCGCTGCGGCCGCCGCAGCGACCGGATGCCCGACAAGGTAGGCCTGCAAGCTGGGCCGAGCGTGGTCGAGCCACTCGCGGATGCTCGCAGACACCGGAGCGTCGTTGAGCAACGCGCTCATCGCGCCGCACCCGGAATGTCCGCAGATGATGATCGAGGAGACAGCCAATTCCTCGACCGCGAAGGCCAAGGCC
It encodes the following:
- a CDS encoding PLP-dependent cysteine synthase family protein → MDDALLDELRITPANLLTTAARCLRPDALVGNTPVLWIGPPLAPRGRGFWAKLEGANPGGMKDRPGLHMVERARSRGELLPGARIIESTSGTLGLGLALAGTFFGHPVTLVTDPGMEPLMRSMLAAYGTRIELVTEPHASGGWQLARCDRVAELLDADSTAWCPNQYNNPDNVDAYDSLALELVAQLGRVDVLVCSVGTGGHSAGIARVLRRFHPHMRLIGVDTIASTIFGQPAGTRLMRGLGSSIYPCNVDYAAFDEVHWVAPAEAVWAARALAGTHHATGGWSVGAVALVAGWAAGNHSADTRIAAVFPDGPHRYFDTIFNDEYCHRHGLLDSGPPIEPATIGHPTEQVVQAWTRCTTVIAPHRTQPVDSVRFSRSTR